In one Pasteuria penetrans genomic region, the following are encoded:
- the nth gene encoding endonuclease III, with protein MIPLDAGAVQRILQGLETLYPRARCELVYQTPFQLLVATMLSAQTTDQQVNDATKVLFRDCPTPDRMVQLDEDTLVSYLRRLGLFRTKARHVLRMCHMLMDEYKGDVPRDRVALESFPGVGRKTANVVLAYAFSIPALAVDTHVHRVANRLGLAASRKPLETERQLVRLLPRERWIPIHQQLIWHGRRVCRARRPLCSECPLIEDCLYGRQQRSP; from the coding sequence ATGATTCCATTGGATGCGGGGGCTGTGCAAAGAATTTTACAGGGTTTGGAGACTTTGTATCCTAGGGCTCGTTGTGAATTGGTATACCAAACACCCTTTCAGCTGTTGGTAGCAACGATGCTTTCTGCGCAAACTACGGATCAGCAAGTGAATGATGCAACAAAGGTTCTATTTCGAGATTGTCCTACCCCGGATCGGATGGTGCAATTGGATGAGGATACGTTGGTTTCCTACCTACGACGTTTGGGATTGTTTCGTACCAAGGCCCGTCATGTTCTCAGAATGTGTCATATGTTGATGGACGAGTATAAGGGAGATGTACCAAGGGATCGTGTTGCTTTGGAATCCTTCCCCGGGGTTGGGAGAAAGACAGCCAACGTGGTGTTGGCCTATGCGTTTTCCATTCCTGCATTGGCTGTGGATACTCACGTGCATAGGGTAGCGAACCGGTTGGGATTGGCAGCGTCGCGGAAGCCCTTAGAGACGGAGAGGCAGTTGGTACGACTCCTGCCACGGGAGAGATGGATTCCTATCCATCAGCAGTTGATTTGGCATGGCCGCCGGGTCTGTAGGGCTCGAAGGCCTTTATGTTCAGAGTGTCCCTTGATAGAGGACTGTCTCTATGGGAGGCAGCAACGTAGTCCGTGA
- a CDS encoding transglycosylase domain-containing protein: MRGGKFRPSFLRHATLLPPRNRRVQARTSAGYRFFTWGWFFFVLVSVGAIIVTGYVTVVFGEHMFPPDRIEARYKPVASVLRDRMGRVFGQLGRQQSEYLSLQEIREKNPLLLRMLERVEDHRFRRHHGVDFQGVLRAVWKNVQVLDRQEGAGTITMQTCRNIVLQDHRKSLSRKFKEIVCALNLERRYSKDTILEAYANYISYGFTIYGLPMAAKIYFGVDLAKQTLRPEQAAMLAGMPKGPNQYNPIRHPQQALQRRNQVLEMMAQGDEDDPPILTQPQVRELQKRGLGVYSEAERFLLIRAGREAFRDVVENEIRQRYGLDPDRIIGQGYQVYTSMDPKAQEVTEQVLRNDKFFRDVQGRPLPLVDAGMVLLEPRTGHILAVGGGASFPVWIEKPCFGTGTCRFSYQATDRFHPSHSGGGV; this comes from the coding sequence ATGAGAGGAGGAAAGTTTCGTCCTTCCTTCCTCCGGCATGCTACCCTATTGCCTCCGCGCAATAGGCGTGTACAAGCGAGGACATCTGCCGGGTATCGTTTCTTTACATGGGGATGGTTTTTCTTTGTTCTTGTCTCCGTTGGTGCGATCATTGTGACAGGTTATGTAACCGTTGTATTTGGGGAGCATATGTTCCCGCCGGATAGGATTGAGGCGCGGTATAAACCGGTTGCGTCCGTGCTACGGGATCGAATGGGTAGGGTATTTGGGCAATTAGGACGCCAACAAAGCGAATATTTGTCGTTGCAGGAGATAAGGGAAAAGAATCCCCTGCTTCTGCGGATGCTGGAGAGGGTTGAGGATCATCGATTTCGTAGGCATCATGGCGTAGATTTCCAGGGTGTGTTGCGAGCGGTCTGGAAAAATGTTCAGGTACTCGATCGACAGGAGGGCGCGGGTACGATTACGATGCAGACGTGTCGTAATATTGTTCTCCAGGATCACAGGAAGTCCCTCTCACGCAAGTTCAAGGAAATAGTTTGTGCCCTGAATTTGGAGCGTCGGTATTCTAAGGACACGATTTTGGAAGCTTATGCAAATTACATATCGTATGGTTTCACAATTTATGGATTACCTATGGCGGCTAAGATCTATTTTGGTGTTGATTTGGCTAAGCAGACATTACGACCTGAGCAGGCGGCCATGCTTGCCGGCATGCCGAAGGGACCTAATCAGTATAATCCCATTCGCCATCCACAGCAGGCATTGCAGCGGCGTAATCAGGTACTGGAGATGATGGCTCAGGGTGATGAGGATGACCCTCCCATTCTTACGCAGCCTCAAGTGCGGGAGTTGCAGAAGAGGGGATTGGGTGTTTATTCGGAAGCAGAACGTTTTCTGTTGATTCGGGCGGGGAGGGAAGCCTTTAGGGACGTTGTAGAAAATGAAATTCGTCAGCGTTATGGTCTAGATCCTGATCGAATCATTGGTCAGGGATACCAGGTTTATACCTCTATGGACCCAAAGGCACAGGAAGTAACGGAACAGGTATTGCGGAATGATAAATTCTTTCGTGATGTTCAAGGGAGACCGTTGCCCTTGGTAGACGCAGGAATGGTACTCTTAGAGCCACGTACGGGACATATTCTTGCAGTGGGGGGGGGGGCGTCGTTTCCAGTTTGGATCGAGAAACCGTGCTTTGGAACGGGTACCTGCAGGTTCAGCTATCAAGCCACTGACCGTTTTCACCCCAGCCATTCAGGAGGGGGGGTATAA
- a CDS encoding penicillin-binding transpeptidase domain-containing protein, whose amino-acid sequence MERVPAGSAIKPLTVFTPAIQEGGYNEYSLVPDRPIRLGDWEPRNFNGECEDDDVTMREVVAQSLNLPSVWLLKEVVGLDKAMNYALRLGLPLLPPDRNYAPLALGGLSRGVHAGELAQAYSVYPNHGSYLPMHAVVSLRDRAGAEIQPLDFPQKLISVFQPKAAYYMTRMMEAVVRYGTANSVRLKRNRPVAGKTGTSQNGEVAWFVGFTPDRVLAVNVFYPQRQAVISMHGSEIPTRLFSAVLDGVMATPPQSFRPPPGISPPAPPFDLQTPTVRLVAEGDWVRLHWPAQPERVVFAIYRAAVGGKFEKIAQTRANVTTYQDLPPPGDRAYSYRVAAIDVLESQTPPQFSDVYSVILPRSFSSPPIFSQPGGKLGRQGESGGDDEPKKSESGDDEPKKSESGDDEPKKSESRGDEPEEGESIKRDELKRKNPLAPSPDSKDPKGERDSVPIPLS is encoded by the coding sequence TTGGAACGGGTACCTGCAGGTTCAGCTATCAAGCCACTGACCGTTTTCACCCCAGCCATTCAGGAGGGGGGGTATAATGAGTATAGTTTGGTACCCGATCGGCCGATTCGATTGGGGGATTGGGAACCAAGGAATTTCAATGGGGAATGCGAGGATGACGATGTTACAATGCGGGAGGTGGTAGCTCAGTCGCTCAATTTACCCAGCGTTTGGTTACTCAAAGAGGTTGTGGGTTTAGATAAGGCCATGAATTATGCACTCCGGCTTGGTTTGCCACTCCTACCCCCTGACAGGAATTATGCACCTCTTGCTTTGGGGGGGTTGTCCAGGGGCGTCCATGCGGGGGAATTGGCCCAAGCCTATTCCGTGTATCCCAATCATGGTAGCTACCTACCCATGCATGCCGTGGTTTCTCTTCGTGATCGAGCAGGGGCAGAGATACAGCCTTTGGATTTTCCACAGAAGTTGATTTCTGTTTTTCAACCGAAGGCTGCCTATTATATGACGCGGATGATGGAGGCGGTGGTTCGGTATGGAACCGCAAACTCTGTTCGTCTCAAGAGGAATCGGCCTGTGGCTGGTAAGACAGGTACTAGCCAGAATGGTGAGGTTGCTTGGTTTGTTGGATTTACACCGGATCGTGTTTTGGCCGTGAATGTTTTTTATCCACAACGCCAGGCGGTCATTAGCATGCATGGGAGTGAGATTCCAACCCGACTTTTTAGCGCCGTGTTGGACGGGGTGATGGCAACTCCACCCCAATCCTTTCGCCCTCCGCCAGGTATTTCCCCACCGGCTCCTCCCTTTGATCTCCAGACACCCACAGTTCGTTTGGTAGCTGAGGGGGATTGGGTTCGTTTGCATTGGCCTGCCCAACCGGAAAGAGTGGTTTTTGCGATCTATCGTGCAGCTGTGGGGGGGAAATTTGAGAAGATAGCACAGACCAGGGCCAACGTGACTACATATCAGGATCTACCGCCTCCTGGGGATCGTGCGTATTCGTATCGTGTGGCTGCTATTGATGTCCTTGAGTCCCAAACGCCCCCTCAATTTTCTGATGTATATTCAGTGATTCTACCGCGGTCCTTTTCATCCCCCCCTATCTTTTCACAACCAGGGGGGAAATTGGGGAGGCAGGGTGAATCAGGGGGGGATGATGAGCCCAAGAAGAGTGAATCAGGGGATGATGAGCCCAAGAAGAGTGAATCAGGGGACGATGAGCCCAAGAAGAGTGAATCTAGGGGGGATGAACCTGAGGAAGGTGAATCCATCAAAAGGGATGAACTCAAGAGGAAAAACCCCCTTGCTCCTTCTCCCGATTCTAAGGATCCCAAGGGGGAAAGGGATTCTGTTCCGATTCCTCTGTCATGA